DNA from Yamadazyma tenuis chromosome 5, complete sequence:
CCTTCGGTGGGCTCTGCGACTTCTTCCGCCTGTTGGTAGGCAGCAATGGCTGAGTTGATTCCACTGGCTTCGTTGGCAGCCTGTTGACTTGGGGTTCTGATCAAAACGTCTTCGTGAAGCTTTGTGAGTAAAGCGTCTTTAAACCCAGGGATCTTGAAGGTGGACCCCAcaaagatcaagttgttgtaGCATTCCTGCtttctttccaagtcaGGGATTTGTTCCAACACATTGTAGATAGTCTTTGATAATATGcccaccaacttttctgtTCCCTGGAATCTTTCTTTACCAACAACGACTTTTTCACTTGTTTCTGGGTCAGTGAAAGtgttcttttccaattgctGGTTTGGAAGCGTTGTTTCggattcttcttcggtCTTACCAACCCCATTTTCTCCTTCCACAACGATCTTGGCAACGTCAAAGTTGTCATCAACTGGCTGTTTCAAATCGCTTCTGGAGTAGAAAGACTCGTCGTCGTTGACCACCACTTCGAAAATATTTGACGTCTTCAAGGCCTCGATCTGCGTGGCAGTGAAGTTAGGcaacaacttggccaactccTGGTTGATAAGTTCACTACCGACGTCCAAGAATTTGCTGGCGAACTTTATGTTTTGACAATTGACAATGGCTGAAACCTGAGTAGCGTCTTTCCCGAgattcaccaccaaagagTTGGTCCCGTTGCCGATTCCAAAGTTGGCGGCTATAGATAAGTCCAAAACATTAAAGGCAGAGAATTCCAACGACTCAATCACGtatttggtgatggacTCTAGCTGTAATCTGGACCAGCTGACGGATGgaatcaccaacaacaagggAATCTGattgatggtgatgatggggTTACTGGCGATTATGCTGTGTAACACTGTCTTGagcaagtacttgaaggCTTCAAAGTCGACGATTTTACTGCCCTTGATTGGATGTATTTCACTGAGTTCCTCAATGGAGTCTTCAGGCTTCTTAGCCAGGTACTCCTTCGACACGGGGTTCTGATACACCACAGAAGGGATTTTGTACTCGGGGGGACTCAAGGAGTCTTGCAACCCGAACAGGAACAAGGTATGTTCACTTCCCGGATgaaccaccaaaaagttgtCTTCTCTGTATAAAGGCATAGGAGAAGCGTAGTTGTGTTTATCGGACGAAAACTCGAGTGCGAATTTTTCTGTTGTCGCGCAAACAAgtagctgcaaaaacatGTATGTACATTATACATTATTCATGACTACTACATCACGATGACTATATACTAGTCATGGTCTAGGGTATCTGCATTGGCCAAGAATTTGTAGTAGTTCTGTTTGGTGCCGAGAACCGACTTCTTGGATGCAGAGGTATTCAGACGCTTGATATCAAACCCCGGTAAATCGTCCACCTGCTCCATTTCATTGAACAGATCAAATCCAGGCTTCCTcgacaacaacttgaccTCGTTAACGAACGGTAAGTCCTCGTCGGGTAGAGAAGGCAACGGAGCTGCTTTGGGGAAAGATTTGACATGACGTGGCTCATTGTCAGCACGAGACCGCTCCACAAACCGCCAGTAATTTGTCTTGCTGTTGTCGGATGTGTTGAAGCGTGTGAGTTTGGGCAACGACAGTTTTTCGTGGCTCAAGTTGGGCACACTGGGAGATCGTTCACTGGCGTACTCGGGTCTTACGTGAGGTTTGAAGGGCATAATATTGGTGGCGGTGTTTCGCCGGGACTCAGAGGGACGAGACTTGTACCGGGGACGGCTGGACTGCAGCCGTGATGCCTGTGGTGGCGAGTCTCCCATATAATCGTGGACATGACTGTGCATTTCCcggttctggttctggttctgatTCTGATTAAAGTAGTGGTTGTGGTTGAGTATATTTGTGGGCAGAATGGGGGTTCCTGGAGCACTTGTGGCTTCTTGTGATGGTTTTGCTGTCAAGGAGGTCAAGGTTGTTCTCAATTTGCTCCATTCTTGTACTTTGATGATGCCGGTGTACCAGGCAATTGCACCCAAAATAAGCACCCATACCAAGCCGATTTTGGCGTACTCAAAGGCGATTTTGGAGTACAGAAGAATGTAGGTGGATGACTGACTGATGGTAATGGCAATGACGAGTCCCAAGCCAAAGCTGGGGATGTGGAAcattttggatgagtttAGGGTGGACACAGGCATTTTGGGGAAGGAGAAGGACGTTCCTACCTGGGGCGATGGTGGGAAAGTGATATTTAGGCCGTTAGTACGGTCTTTGAAGGTAagattttctttggtggcaGAAGAGGCTAAAGGCTCTGGGAGTGGAGACTGTGGTGGATAGGAAGGCTGGGCGTCGTAATGGGTTTCCAGGGGTTGGGGTTGGATTTTGACCAGTTTCGTGGGAGATTGTAGCAGGACGTTGTCTTCGGAAAGGATCGGCTGCACTTTGTTGGGTTCAACCACTTCGTAGGCACAGGAAATCAAGTCGTTCAAATAATCGTCAACGGTGCGTTTGTCAGATTTGGTGGAGAGCCGGTCGTCGTCgcccaacttctttaatCGAAACACACCGTCTGGATCTTGTTTATACACCAActtttttttggtggtaacCGTGGACATCCGACAAGGCACTGGAGAGTGTAATGCGATTCTGCGTCGTGAGGGTAGGTTGTAAATAGGAGATTTGAAACAAAATTCACAGGAACCACCAGGGAATTGAAAATTTCCAGATTTTAAGACACGATTAAAGATGGGTTAAGGTACAATAAATAAGTGCCAAATGACCTGCAAATTTGTCCGCCAATGACAACACTACTGCATTGTGTGGATGGTGGATATTGTTAATCCCTTACAACCTTGGTGtgtgttgatgaaaatgcCCGATTAGGAAATACCATCGGTTAATTACTTGCATATGACATAGTTCTAATACATTTGTCAGGATGTAGATGATGGTGAAGCGAAAGGTCCCGGTAGGTGATACGTCTGGGGGTTGGATACTGGTGCTATAGTACTAGGCTGGTAAGAGGGAGCCAAAAACAATTTTAATTGGACGTGGCGGTTGAGAATAGGGGTTACTAGCCGCCTAGACAACTGCTTATCGCAGAGCCTGGGAATGTGCGGAAGGGGCTACTAGggtggtggttttgtgttgtgggtgtatgggtcagaacgCTGTATTCTTTGTGTcgtgggtgtatgggtcagagCGCTGTGCTCTTTGTTTTTtatgggtgtatgggtcaaTTGATGGATTCAAGCCACAGGACGAACGAGGGGCCGATAGAGGATCTGGGCGTTTGGAGTTGTCTCTCCCTATTTACTCATCAACCTTTATTCAATATAACCTACAAAACTATAACTTTTACCTATATATATCCCCGAATCCGCCTGGCCAACTGAATGTCCTTCTGCATAATCGTCACTCTCTTAGCATGAATGGCACACAAATTGGTGTCCTCCAACAAATGAACCAAGTACGCCTCACACGCTTCCTGCAACGCCAACACCGCATTGCTCTGCCACCTGATCCCGTAGTTCATACCGATAAAGTTCTCGGCTATCTCTTTGACTAGCCTGGCAAACGGAAGTTTTCTAATCAACAAATCAGTACTTTTCTGGAACTTCCGTATATCTCTTATTGCCTTTGTACCCGGCTTGAACCGTCTCTTGGTCACGGTTGCTCGTGGTAAATGCAACGCATCACCTGGCTCATCTCTAGAAACTCCTCCTGCTCTTGAGTGCAACGAGGTTCTTCGAGATTGAGGTCCTGACCGGTCACCTCGTGATCGATTGGCCGGCCCTCTGGGCACTGCCACCAGTGCTCTGGGATTTTGGGTGGACATTTGAGGTTTCAGATCAAAGATATGTTCTAAATTCCAGCTTCTGACAAGAAAAACCTTGGTGTAAAGCCTTTGGTGTTAAGCCAGCAGAGAACATAATGCGAATTCTGCCTGGCACTGGCCAATGAGAATGTTATATGCAGTACGCGAAGGTGGGAGGTTTAATGATGGTTCAAGAAGTATATTTACAAGCTATTAGGGTAAAAATGCGTGTTCTGGGTAGGTACAATGTTCATGGTCATAATGGTGTACTTTGATTGGGATTTTTATGAAAATTGAGTAAGTTATAATAACCTTACTGGCTATCGGGCATATCATCATATTTTCCTTCTAAAAGATCATTAAGACCATCCTGAATGCTAGCACTCTCCTCGTCCATGGGTTGAAGGGCTAGTTGTCTCAAGCGTTCGTCTCCACCCATTAAACTCTTCATTTTCCAGCCGAACTCTTTAAAAGAACTCACGTCGATGatccaacaccaaccaaaAATCGCCATCAGCGACACCGAGCCTGCCAACAATGTACCTGTCCCCACGGCCACGGCGGCATCGGCTGTGAAATTGTAGCTGGTGGGTGGTGAATGATTTCCTTGGAAAAAAGTGGGAAGAAACTGtctggtgatggtggatTTATAGGCAAATCTGGAGGTCAACATGGTGATACCAGCGGCTGTTAAGAAGCACACCATCTGGGTTCTGCGTCTCAACTTGTACTCATCGCTGGcttcattgattttgaagtttccAAATCCAGCAGTCAACATCAGAGGTGTGTGGTACAAAAACTTTTCAGTGCGGAATATTTATCTATACAACATAATAAAACATACACGGTAGAATAAAACAACTTTTTAAAACGACTACCACCAAATGAGGTAGCTAAAGTACACTTGAAATCACCTGGAACGTTGGTGTCCAAATCATTTTAAATAGTGATGAAAAAACAAGTACAATAAAAAAATAGGGTTGGGATTAAATCTCTTCCTTGAAGAGTCCTCCTTTGTTTGGCGgaatctcttcttcaaacccGTCGTAGCTATCCGTGGTCTTTTGCGACTTGACATCCACAGGTTCCTTCTTTATGTCGGCCTTGGAGTTGGCCTTTTTGATGTCCAGAACCTTGACGGGGACTTTGGTAGGAGTGGGTggtttggacttgaagaagttggaaagTCTCTTGATTCTGGAAGCTTTGACTTTCTTGGTTTTCACTGTAGCAGCAGTGGCAGAAGGCTTGTCAGTCTTTGTCACTGGTTCGGCCTTGACTTCTGGTTCAGGGGCTGCTTCATCGGAGAAGAGTGACGAAGTAtcagccaacttcttttcgttTACATCTTTTCTCAAATGCTCAGGTAATTCCAGGTTGATAGCATGCTCTTCTTCTACTCTTGCAGCCAACTGTTGCTTAATCTCGGCCTTTTGTTTGGTTTTATCGTCTAAGTGTTGTTGTTTGGTCTGGGACAAAGTACCGATTTCCTcatccaatttcttgtGTTCATCGTCGATTTGGCCAAGCTCAGTTTCAGTCGATTGGGTCAACTCTTGAATCTCCTTGTTGGTTTCCTCAAGTTTAGCACTGGactcttccaagttcttggtgtgCGATTCGATGTCTTCCTCGGCCGCCTTCAActgttcttccaattccttgattttggcagTATACTCTTCGTTCAACGAAGATAACTTGGTAACCTCATCATCCAACTCATTCTTGGCGTCGGTcaattcgttcaacttACCGGTTTCctccttcaactcttctAAAATGGGGgcgatttcttcatctcttTCGGCTTGCATGTCATCCAAAACAGTCTTTCTGGAGCCAATCAACTCTTGTTCCTCGTTGTCGATTTTGTCTTGGTTTTCCTGCTTTTGGGTCAACAACACTTCTTTGGCCGCCGCGtgcttttcttcttgtgccttcaactcttccaacttggcctcaatcttcttcttttcttccaccaGGTACGCCTCAAACTCAGCGTCCTTAGAGTCCTTttccttgttgttggccTCGATTCTTTCTTGCTTGGCAGCTTCCAAGTCGGCCTTCTCCTTCTGTTTGGCGGCATATTCGTCGCGCTTGGCCCTGTCATGGGCTTTGATGGCctccatcttcttctgctggGCAGCCTTATCGGTGTCTCTCTGCAATTGGgccttggagttgatgtcCTTCAACACGGGCTGAACAATCAACGAGGCCATGGCATCCAACTCGGCCTGGGTGACGGTCAAACCTCCACCCAAATCGATGAGACCCTTTTTGTTCTGGGCCACCCGTTCATCACTTCTCTGTTGAGCAATGGTCAAGGCATTGGCATAGGCCTGGGCCTGGGCCTTAAAGTCGGCGGGGGTTCCTGAGGCAGACATGCTGTTTAATCGGGCCTGGGCCTTTTCGCTGGCTGCACTCAAAAGGTACTGGCCACTAATGTCACCGGCCTTGAACGACTTACTTCTGTCGTCACGCGCCAACCCACTTCTACTGACGTTCAACGAGGGGTTGATTCTCGAGTCCATGGTTTTGGCGGAGTTGGCGTTAGCGACGGAGGAGATTTTATCGATGTTCAACGCGGTGGCCGAGCCCTTGGGCAACAATCCATGCCTAAAGTCCTTGTCAGGGTTGATTCTGGAGGTCATGGTGGAGCTCGAGTTGGCATTGGCAGCCTTGTAGATGGAGCCGCCCTTCAAGGGGCCAGCCAACCCCAACTGGGACAGGCTGCTTTGGtaggtggtggtggacgAAATGGTATTCAGTCTCTTGGAGTAGTCGTTCAAGCCGGCCGATGCAGCGGAGGCAGCGTTACCGTCAACCGTACGGGACCACTCGTAGATTTTGTCCAACTTTGCAGCCAAGGCGGCTTCTTGCGCCTCGGGGGCCACGGTTCTTTCGTAGCTGGGTCTTACCGTTAAGTCTGTGGAAGCTGCCAACAAGGCAGCCGTATCAGAGGCATTGGAATTGACTCCCACGCTAGGGA
Protein-coding regions in this window:
- the CSE4 gene encoding centromeric DNA-binding histone H3-like protein cse4 (COG:B; EggNog:ENOG503P40I), with the translated sequence MSTQNPRASVAVPRGPANRSRGDRSGPQSRRTSLHSRAGGVSRDEPGDALHLPRATVTKRRFKPGTKAIRDIRKFQKSTDLLIRKLPFARLVKEIAENFIGMNYGIRWQSNAVLALQEACEAYLVHLLEDTNLCAIHAKRVTIMQKDIQLARRIRGYI
- the AIM11 gene encoding Altered inheritance of mitochondria protein 11 (EggNog:ENOG503P6SJ; COG:S), whose amino-acid sequence is MLTAGFGNFKINEASDEYKLRRRTQMVCFLTAAGITMLTSRFAYKSTITRQFLPTFFQGNHSPPTSYNFTADAAVAVGTGTLLAGSVSSMAIFGWCWIIDVSSFKEFGWKMKSLMGGDERLRQLALQPMDEESASIQDGLNDLLEGKYDDMPDSQ
- a CDS encoding uncharacterized protein (EggNog:ENOG503PXV8); translated protein: MSTVTTKKKLVYKQDPDGVFRLKKLGDDDRLSTKSDKRTVDDYLNDLISCAYEVVEPNKVQPILSEDNVSLQSPTKSVKIQPQPSETHYDAQPSYPPQSPLPEPLASSATKENLTFKDRTNGLNITFPPSPQVGTSFSFPKMPVSTLNSSKMFHIPSFGLGLVIAITISQSSTYILSYSKIAFEYAKIGLVWVLILGAIAWYTGIIKVQEWSKLRTTLTSLTAKPSQEATSAPGTPISPTNILNHNHYFNQNQNQNQNREMHSHVHDYMGDSPPQASRSQSSRPRYKSRPSESRRNTATNIMPFKPHVRPEYASERSPSVPNLSHEKSSLPKLTRFNTSDNSKTNYWRFVERSRADNEPRHVKSFPKAAPLPSLPDEDLPFVNEVKLLSRKPGFDSFNEMEQVDDLPGFDIKRSNTSASKKSVLGTKQNYYKFLANADTLDHD
- the EIS1 gene encoding Eisosome assembly protein (EggNog:ENOG503NYY1; COG:S) — its product is MSRSIYQTNGKPLSQHALYQQKLKQGVYASPGIPSVGVNSNASDTAALLAASTDLTVRPSYERTVAPEAQEAALAAKLDKIYEWSRTVDGNAASAASAGLNDYSKRSNTISSTTTYQSSSSQLGLAGPLKGGSIYKAANANSSSTMTSRINPDKDFRHGLLPKGSATALNIDKISSVANANSAKTMDSRINPSLNVSRSGLARDDRSKSFKAGDISGQYLLSAASEKAQARLNSMSASGTPADFKAQAQAYANALTIAQQRSDERVAQNKKGLIDLGGGLTVTQAELDAMASLIVQPVLKDINSKAQLQRDTDKAAQQKKMEAIKAHDRAKRDEYAAKQKEKADLEAAKQERIEANNKEKDSKDAEFEAYSVEEKKKIEAKLEELKAQEEKHAAAKEVLLTQKQENQDKIDNEEQELIGSRKTVLDDMQAERDEEIAPILEELKEETGKLNELTDAKNELDDEVTKLSSLNEEYTAKIKELEEQLKAAEEDIESHTKNLEESSAKLEETNKEIQELTQSTETELGQIDDEHKKLDEEIGTLSQTKQQHLDDKTKQKAEIKQQLAARVEEEHAINSELPEHLRKDVNEKKLADTSSLFSDEAAPEPEVKAEPVTKTDKPSATAATVKTKKVKASRIKRLSNFFKSKPPTPTKVPVKVSDIKKANSKADIKKEPVDVKSQKTTDSYDGFEEEIPPNKGGLFKEEI
- the ARP9 gene encoding Actin-like protein arp9 (SWI/SNF complex component arp9) (EggNog:ENOG503NWPF; COG:Z), encoding MPLYREDNFLVVHPGSEHTLFSFGLQDSLSPPEYKIPSVVYQNPVSKEYSAKKPEDSIEELSEIHPIKGSKIVDFEAFKYLLKTVLHSIIASNPIITINQIPLLLVIPSVSWSRLQLESITKYVIESLEFSAFNVLDLSIAANFGIGNGTNSLVVNLGKDATQVSAIVNCQNIKFASKFLDVGSELINQELAKLLPNFTATQIEALKTSNIFEVVVNDDESFYSRSDLKQPVDDNFDVAKIVVEGENGVGKTEEESETTLPNQQLEKNTFTDPETSEKVVVGKERFQGTEKLVGILSKTIYNVLEQIPDLERKQECYNNLIFVGSTFKIPGFKDALLTKLHEDVLIRTPSQQAANEASGINSAIAAYQQAEEVAEPTEGEFVIAQVPTALRTAKYPEYFPEWKKPKELGGSWENVFFLGGQIYAKQIFGGNSNINGEFFVDSTVYSESGPQAIWNAAI